The Gemmatimonadota bacterium genome has a window encoding:
- a CDS encoding tetratricopeptide repeat protein — protein MKTIILGILCIALTATDGLAKDASPEAIAAAERAYQEGMKHFEAENLDAALVSFRSAIAQHEKYAPAYVGLGHVYLKQGNLAEAEKAFKTAVSKNKKYAPAYNGLGLVYSRKKNELRRAITYFRDANRADKKYSEAQYNLAQTLENYGSSETLKAYRNVLKIDPKHPNANYRIGILLDKDGEREKAVQAYRDQLEAKSDHLGARLNLGIDLKLLGQLREALQHLLKVATVASDFQRRAVLELAQVFQRAKAFEQSARLFESYIKQLPEKEQETYCDLNLLTSGPILKEYNDAETLPQKKRVFRTFWSRLDPAPVTEANERLLEHYRRVAYAREFFGTLRFPWDARGEAYIRYGAPDHVSNSGNIQLERTKKLVDVKERLIQKAGPAVDRLLRARADAVASSMVGMRGQLQRTGDRSPGARGERQQVTSGTILGWPVYPVDGIWEYWIYADVGDGIEVVFEQRSNQGAWDYADIPLGRGRIARIWQDMHPEIVLKQVAAITPMTYRPDFATGALDFYLASSAFRGQEDLTALEIYYGIPTAQLHFAAGQDGARIAQLDRGIVVYNQAGDPVYRTSREMVLGASGEADQSPGAYMPEMDRLFLTPGNYRISVQVLDRRSRKSQVYHINRVVPEYDIDDELKISDVELAATINVADKSRFQKGGIEVIPIASRAYLPTQPVFIYFEIYNLKRNAFGQTKYRVSYVVRSRDQKTIGARILGGVGKMLGQKSEQGVISIEYEQVGTETQEPGYLELDMSRSEPGEKIVEIAIVDETTGQTATATATFVTQ, from the coding sequence ATGAAAACGATAATACTGGGAATTTTGTGCATTGCGCTAACTGCAACAGATGGTCTGGCAAAAGATGCTTCGCCAGAGGCCATTGCCGCAGCAGAGAGAGCATACCAAGAAGGGATGAAACACTTTGAGGCAGAAAATCTGGACGCGGCACTTGTATCGTTTCGATCTGCGATTGCCCAGCACGAAAAATACGCACCTGCTTATGTGGGTCTGGGTCATGTCTATTTGAAACAGGGCAATCTGGCCGAAGCGGAAAAGGCGTTTAAGACCGCAGTCTCAAAAAACAAAAAATACGCGCCCGCTTACAATGGATTGGGCTTGGTCTATAGCCGTAAAAAGAACGAACTGCGTCGGGCAATTACGTATTTTCGGGATGCAAATCGGGCAGATAAAAAATACTCGGAAGCGCAATATAACCTGGCGCAAACCCTGGAAAATTACGGCAGCAGTGAGACCCTCAAAGCCTATCGCAATGTCTTGAAGATCGATCCCAAACACCCCAATGCAAACTATCGCATAGGGATATTGCTCGATAAAGATGGAGAACGCGAAAAAGCCGTGCAAGCGTATCGCGATCAATTAGAAGCCAAATCGGATCATCTCGGCGCGCGCTTGAATCTGGGCATTGATCTGAAATTACTCGGACAATTGCGAGAAGCACTTCAGCACCTGCTCAAAGTTGCAACCGTTGCCAGCGATTTTCAACGTCGAGCCGTACTGGAATTGGCACAGGTATTTCAAAGGGCAAAGGCATTTGAACAATCGGCTCGATTATTTGAATCATATATCAAACAGTTGCCCGAAAAAGAACAAGAAACGTATTGCGATCTAAATCTCCTCACATCGGGTCCCATTCTCAAGGAATATAATGATGCCGAAACCCTCCCCCAAAAAAAGCGCGTTTTTAGAACATTCTGGTCGCGCTTAGACCCGGCTCCCGTCACCGAAGCCAATGAACGGTTATTGGAACACTATCGCCGCGTCGCGTATGCGCGTGAATTTTTTGGGACACTTCGATTTCCCTGGGACGCTCGAGGCGAAGCCTATATCCGCTATGGCGCACCCGACCATGTGAGCAATTCGGGCAATATTCAACTGGAGCGAACAAAAAAATTGGTTGACGTAAAAGAGCGGCTCATTCAAAAGGCGGGGCCAGCAGTGGACCGGTTGCTCAGGGCGCGGGCCGACGCGGTCGCATCGAGCATGGTGGGTATGCGCGGGCAATTGCAGCGCACAGGGGACCGAAGCCCCGGCGCACGCGGCGAACGACAGCAAGTAACCAGTGGAACGATTTTGGGCTGGCCGGTATATCCGGTGGACGGGATATGGGAATACTGGATCTATGCCGATGTTGGCGATGGCATAGAAGTCGTATTTGAACAGCGCTCAAACCAGGGAGCCTGGGATTATGCCGATATCCCCCTCGGCAGAGGGCGGATTGCCAGGATATGGCAGGACATGCATCCCGAAATCGTCTTAAAACAGGTTGCGGCTATTACACCGATGACATATCGCCCCGACTTTGCGACGGGCGCATTGGATTTTTATCTCGCCTCATCCGCTTTTCGGGGACAAGAAGATCTAACCGCACTCGAAATTTATTACGGTATTCCAACCGCGCAGTTGCACTTTGCAGCCGGGCAAGATGGCGCAAGAATCGCACAATTAGACCGCGGCATTGTCGTTTACAATCAGGCGGGCGACCCCGTCTATCGCACGAGCCGGGAAATGGTACTGGGCGCGTCCGGAGAGGCCGATCAGTCGCCTGGCGCATATATGCCGGAGATGGACCGTCTGTTTTTAACGCCGGGCAATTATCGCATCTCCGTACAGGTTCTGGATCGCCGTTCGAGAAAATCACAGGTGTATCACATCAACCGCGTCGTACCCGAATACGATATAGACGACGAGTTAAAGATCAGCGATGTGGAACTCGCCGCCACCATCAATGTGGCCGACAAGAGCCGGTTCCAAAAGGGCGGTATCGAAGTGATCCCCATAGCCTCAAGAGCCTATTTGCCCACGCAACCCGTGTTTATCTATTTTGAAATTTACAACTTAAAACGCAATGCCTTTGGCCAGACCAAATACCGCGTATCTTATGTGGTGCGATCGCGCGATCAAAAGACCATCGGCGCGCGAATTTTGGGTGGCGTGGGCAAAATGCTCGGACAAAAGAGCGAGCAGGGCGTTATTTCAATCGAATACGAACAGGTGGGAACAGAGACACAAGAGCCGGGCTATCTTGAATTGGATATGTCGCGCTCTGAACCGGGCGAAAAAATCGTAGAAATCGCGATCGTGGATGAAACAACAGGCCAGACAGCAACCGCAACAGCGACATTTGTCACTCAATAG
- a CDS encoding DUF433 domain-containing protein, with protein sequence MARIDIPRIAYPHIERNPDILSGEPIIRGTRIGVRHIVEWDRRGYSVDEIIAQYPHLTHAQVQDALSYAFDHKPEIDQLIQANTEDAVRSKYQDSAWMP encoded by the coding sequence TAGATATTCCCCGAATCGCGTATCCCCATATCGAACGGAATCCAGATATCCTCTCAGGCGAACCCATTATACGAGGAACACGCATTGGCGTGCGGCATATCGTAGAATGGGACCGCCGTGGATATAGTGTGGATGAAATTATCGCACAATATCCTCATTTGACCCATGCACAGGTTCAAGATGCTCTATCTTATGCTTTTGATCACAAACCTGAAATTGATCAACTCATCCAGGCAAATACAGAAGACGCAGTCCGATCAAAATATCAAGATAGTGCATGGATGCCATAA
- a CDS encoding efflux RND transporter periplasmic adaptor subunit, whose amino-acid sequence MKLKILLPIIVLIIGMLGAFALVKNREIVQPKPTEVPPPLVRVKSVHPTDFQLIIPAQGTVAPRTQTTLVSQVAGQIIDVSPAFANGGFFEKGDVLLTIDPRDYAVAVAQAQVQVAQAKLRLAREEEEAAIARDEWKRLGNGDPTDLVLRKPQIDEARATIAAAEGALMRANLNLERTQIRAPYPGRVRTKNADVGQYVNPGSPLGHIYAIDYAEVRLPVPDEQLAYLDLPFSFRNNPHDNSGPDVRFHAIFAGQKHTYMGRIVRVEGEIDTRSGMIALVGRVDNPYRQRDSNTPPFAVGMFVTAEILGHRAENVVVIPRAALREKNRILVVTGNRLYYRTIDILRADAEKVVVKSGLKSGEQLCVSSLDTVVDGMRVRTVRTGGTQ is encoded by the coding sequence GTGAAACTCAAAATCCTCCTTCCCATCATTGTCCTGATTATCGGTATGCTGGGAGCTTTTGCACTTGTCAAAAACCGGGAAATCGTCCAGCCCAAACCAACGGAAGTACCCCCACCGCTTGTGCGAGTTAAATCCGTTCATCCCACAGACTTCCAACTCATTATTCCAGCGCAAGGCACGGTTGCCCCGCGCACGCAAACCACACTCGTTTCACAAGTGGCAGGCCAGATCATTGATGTATCGCCCGCATTTGCCAACGGGGGATTTTTTGAAAAAGGCGATGTCCTGCTCACCATTGATCCGCGCGATTACGCAGTCGCTGTCGCACAGGCACAGGTTCAGGTTGCACAGGCCAAATTGCGATTGGCACGCGAAGAAGAAGAAGCCGCAATTGCCCGTGACGAATGGAAACGCCTGGGCAATGGAGATCCAACCGATCTCGTCTTGCGCAAGCCACAAATTGACGAAGCCCGTGCGACCATTGCCGCAGCCGAAGGCGCATTGATGCGCGCCAACCTCAACCTCGAACGCACGCAAATCAGAGCACCATATCCCGGACGCGTTCGCACCAAAAATGCCGATGTCGGACAATACGTCAACCCGGGTTCACCGCTCGGCCACATTTACGCGATTGACTATGCCGAAGTGCGCCTGCCCGTGCCCGATGAGCAACTCGCTTACCTGGACCTGCCGTTCTCCTTCCGCAATAATCCCCATGATAATTCAGGCCCCGATGTGCGCTTCCACGCCATATTTGCCGGACAGAAACACACCTATATGGGACGCATTGTGCGCGTTGAAGGCGAAATTGACACGCGCTCTGGCATGATCGCGCTCGTCGGGCGCGTGGATAATCCATACCGCCAGCGCGATAGCAACACGCCGCCATTCGCTGTGGGTATGTTTGTCACGGCAGAAATCCTGGGCCACCGCGCGGAAAACGTCGTGGTCATCCCGCGCGCTGCACTGCGCGAAAAAAATCGCATCCTCGTGGTCACGGGCAATCGCCTCTATTATCGAACCATCGACATCTTGCGCGCCGACGCAGAAAAAGTCGTTGTTAAAAGCGGTCTAAAATCGGGTGAGCAACTCTGCGTATCGTCGCTCGATACCGTCGTCGATGGCATGCGCGTGCGCACCGTGCGCACTGGAGGTACACAATGA
- a CDS encoding glycerate kinase, whose translation MCIFDVETMRAHAREIFDTAVKAVDAEQCVRQFVSLDGDILHIGDQNYDLSIYHRILVVGTGKASPQMGVALEDILGARISGGSMNTKYEHALPLKHIDIVECGHPVPDESGVDGVGRMVRLLEEADENTLVICLISGGGSALAPAPAEGLTLADKQETTSLLLACGANIVELNAIRKHLSRLKGGGLARAAFPATVVALMLSDVIGDPMDVIASGPTVPDTATFKTCMDILDKYELVDKIPESVRLRLKAGLAGDIEDTPKPGDAALSRVQNLVVGSNGLAVTAANNKAMELGYNTLVLSTRIEGEAREVAYVYAGIAKEIVTSGQPIAAPACVIAGGETTVLVSGDGKGGRNQEIPLSGAIQLAGWDNVVLFSGGTDGTDGPTDAAGAVADGQTIARAEALGLSAIAHLKNNDAYHFFKPLDDLIITGATGTNVADVALVMVGHA comes from the coding sequence ATGTGTATTTTCGACGTTGAAACCATGCGCGCACACGCGCGTGAGATTTTTGATACAGCAGTCAAAGCAGTTGATGCCGAACAGTGCGTGCGGCAATTTGTATCGCTGGATGGCGATATTTTGCACATAGGCGATCAAAATTATGATTTAAGTATTTACCACCGCATCCTGGTCGTGGGCACGGGCAAAGCCTCACCACAGATGGGCGTGGCTCTGGAAGATATATTGGGTGCTCGCATCTCCGGTGGATCTATGAATACAAAATACGAGCATGCATTGCCCTTAAAACATATCGACATAGTGGAATGCGGCCATCCCGTACCCGATGAATCGGGAGTTGACGGCGTCGGACGAATGGTGCGTCTGCTGGAAGAAGCAGATGAAAACACACTGGTGATTTGTTTGATTTCCGGAGGCGGCTCGGCACTCGCGCCCGCACCTGCTGAGGGATTGACGCTTGCGGACAAGCAAGAGACGACGAGTCTATTGTTGGCCTGTGGTGCAAATATTGTAGAACTCAATGCCATCCGCAAACACCTGTCGCGCTTAAAAGGTGGGGGGTTAGCGCGGGCGGCTTTTCCCGCAACAGTTGTCGCACTCATGTTGTCAGATGTGATTGGCGATCCCATGGATGTCATTGCATCTGGCCCCACAGTGCCGGATACTGCAACATTTAAGACGTGTATGGATATCCTGGACAAATACGAATTGGTCGATAAAATACCCGAAAGTGTTCGGCTGCGACTAAAAGCCGGTTTGGCCGGAGATATTGAAGATACGCCCAAGCCCGGCGACGCGGCACTCTCCAGAGTTCAAAATCTCGTGGTGGGTAGCAATGGTCTGGCAGTGACGGCGGCGAATAACAAAGCGATGGAATTGGGGTATAATACCCTGGTATTATCTACGCGCATCGAGGGCGAGGCGAGAGAAGTCGCTTATGTATATGCGGGTATTGCCAAAGAAATTGTGACATCTGGACAGCCCATTGCGGCCCCGGCCTGCGTGATTGCCGGCGGAGAAACAACCGTGCTGGTGAGCGGAGATGGCAAGGGCGGACGCAATCAAGAAATTCCGCTATCGGGCGCAATTCAATTGGCCGGATGGGACAATGTCGTACTATTTAGCGGAGGCACCGATGGCACCGACGGACCGACCGATGCCGCGGGCGCCGTAGCCGATGGACAAACCATAGCGCGAGCAGAGGCACTGGGACTATCCGCGATCGCGCATCTAAAAAACAATGACGCCTACCACTTTTTTAAACCACTGGACGACCTGATCATCACCGGAGCAACCGGAACTAATGTAGCAGATGTCGCGCTGGTAATGGTCGGACATGCATAA
- a CDS encoding phytanoyl-CoA dioxygenase family protein, whose protein sequence is MSNLTEPILNEVEVDYFRRHGYIVRTDLLTDEERDEFIALFDRDREQFVFRWHPYGYHQQTNYDALVTTPEFDRVIRHPKILAAIEQLMGGPVCFGEIGARYMPPYDGELHRSWHRDRPHWDEHPFRMDYIQLMLYLTDVGADTHCFSLSPESVYEPTLEDNKAQLKRGGIADIHGPAGTVCLFNVAALHTATTRPTKCDRKTLQIYYGHRDRKYLANDSVIPPIFWRDHEDPEVRAFYGNLNEVSNIYNKAFGIQP, encoded by the coding sequence ATGTCCAATTTAACCGAACCTATCCTCAACGAAGTCGAAGTCGATTATTTCCGGCGCCACGGGTATATTGTGCGCACCGATCTACTCACCGATGAAGAGCGCGACGAATTTATCGCCCTATTCGACCGCGACCGCGAGCAATTTGTGTTTCGCTGGCATCCCTATGGCTACCACCAGCAGACCAATTACGACGCGCTCGTCACCACGCCCGAATTTGACCGCGTGATTCGTCACCCAAAAATTCTCGCTGCAATCGAACAACTCATGGGGGGACCGGTTTGCTTTGGCGAAATTGGCGCGCGTTACATGCCTCCTTACGACGGCGAACTGCACCGCAGTTGGCACCGCGACCGCCCCCACTGGGACGAGCATCCATTCCGAATGGACTATATCCAGCTCATGCTCTATCTCACGGATGTGGGCGCAGACACCCACTGCTTCTCACTCTCGCCCGAATCGGTTTACGAACCCACGCTCGAAGATAACAAGGCGCAACTCAAACGCGGCGGCATCGCCGATATTCACGGTCCGGCAGGCACGGTCTGTCTCTTCAATGTCGCGGCACTACACACAGCCACCACGCGACCGACGAAATGCGACCGCAAAACCCTGCAAATCTACTACGGACACCGCGACCGCAAATACCTGGCCAACGACTCCGTCATCCCGCCCATCTTCTGGCGCGACCACGAAGACCCCGAAGTGCGCGCCTTTTACGGCAACCTCAACGAAGTCTCCAATATTTACAACAAAGCATTCGGAATACAGCCCTGA
- a CDS encoding 6-carboxytetrahydropterin synthase: MGKGKFSSTKTYHDLPCAHRQGYHDGHCRFIHGYNREITFYFTCNELDENHFVVDFSKLKKLKAWLEHMFDHTMLINKSDPERKFFEEMHRRGLIDLRIMPNVGMEASSKFVFDYADKLVRDMTHNRCWVYKVETRENMKNSGIYELVDS, translated from the coding sequence ATGGGAAAGGGAAAATTTTCATCGACAAAAACCTATCACGATCTGCCCTGTGCGCATCGTCAAGGGTACCATGACGGTCACTGTCGCTTTATTCACGGATACAACCGCGAGATAACGTTTTATTTCACCTGCAACGAACTCGACGAAAATCACTTTGTCGTCGATTTTAGCAAGCTCAAGAAACTCAAAGCATGGTTAGAGCACATGTTTGACCACACGATGCTCATCAACAAAAGTGATCCCGAACGCAAATTTTTTGAAGAAATGCACCGCCGTGGCCTAATCGACCTGCGAATTATGCCCAATGTTGGCATGGAAGCGTCATCAAAATTTGTCTTTGATTATGCCGACAAACTCGTGCGCGACATGACCCACAACCGATGCTGGGTCTATAAAGTTGAAACCCGTGAAAACATGAAAAACTCGGGCATATACGAACTCGTGGATAGCTGA
- a CDS encoding NAD(P)-dependent oxidoreductase has product MSEQKHILITGGAGFVAGMLRQHWGATYRLRLADVNPVKNLADHEEFVQMDITNLDEFQAACRGIHTVIHLAADRSPRADFYETLLDLNIIGAYNAFHAAHLCGCKRIVFASSVNAVLGYPGDSPIEWDVPVFPTNVYGATKCWGEALARVYSETHGLSCICVRLGGPRWNADEIYDPDKPHVLISPRDTAQLFQKCVEADTDFAIVHGVSDHKKSYLGIDSTREVLGYAPQDGTAKRP; this is encoded by the coding sequence ATGTCCGAACAAAAACACATTCTCATCACAGGTGGTGCGGGCTTTGTCGCCGGCATGTTGCGCCAGCACTGGGGCGCGACCTATCGCCTTCGGCTTGCAGATGTGAACCCGGTTAAAAATCTTGCAGATCACGAAGAATTTGTCCAAATGGATATTACCAATCTCGACGAATTTCAAGCTGCTTGTCGAGGCATTCATACTGTAATACACCTCGCAGCCGATCGCAGTCCACGTGCCGACTTTTACGAAACCTTGCTCGACCTCAATATCATTGGCGCATACAACGCCTTTCACGCTGCACACCTGTGTGGTTGCAAGCGCATTGTTTTTGCCAGTTCGGTCAATGCTGTGTTGGGCTACCCGGGCGATTCCCCCATCGAATGGGATGTGCCCGTATTTCCCACCAATGTCTATGGCGCCACCAAATGCTGGGGTGAAGCTCTTGCGCGGGTATATTCCGAAACCCACGGACTATCCTGCATCTGTGTGCGCCTGGGCGGCCCGAGATGGAATGCCGATGAAATTTACGATCCAGACAAACCCCATGTGCTCATCAGCCCCAGAGATACCGCACAACTGTTTCAAAAATGCGTGGAAGCAGATACCGACTTTGCCATTGTACATGGCGTATCTGATCACAAAAAATCCTATCTCGGAATTGATAGTACCAGGGAAGTATTGGGCTACGCCCCACAAGACGGCACAGCGAAAAGGCCGTAA
- a CDS encoding sigma-70 family RNA polymerase sigma factor encodes MISEMNQHRRQALRKAPDRTSPYVGDEPSLAYYYKEIERHPLLTPDEERALTEQIALGNLPGASTRTRRAGEHAREKLITSNLRFVIHVAKNFKNQGLPLADLINEGNMGLMTAARKFKPEKGYKFITYAVWWIRQNILKALEVQTRSIRIPGNVVNDLNKLRKVEADLTQHLDRQPDADELARETDLPLKKVTHTLESTYNTVSLDTPMCDEATNSAPRAVTLQETLSDPQTLSPEEAYIQDTMHNDIHNALSALPDRDRQILHLYYGFSDPAERSEVSNSKPATYQQIGDKLGVSRERVRQLKEEALNRLRHPTHSKRLATYCS; translated from the coding sequence ATGATTTCCGAAATGAACCAGCATCGCAGACAGGCTCTTCGCAAAGCTCCAGATCGCACCTCACCCTATGTGGGCGATGAACCCTCTCTGGCCTATTACTACAAGGAGATCGAACGACATCCCCTGCTCACGCCAGACGAAGAAAGAGCACTGACAGAGCAAATTGCTCTGGGCAATCTACCAGGTGCGAGTACTCGTACTCGGCGGGCAGGAGAGCACGCCCGCGAAAAGCTCATCACCAGCAACCTGCGCTTTGTCATTCACGTTGCCAAAAATTTTAAGAATCAAGGGCTTCCCCTGGCCGATCTCATCAATGAAGGCAACATGGGACTTATGACCGCCGCTCGCAAATTCAAACCCGAAAAAGGTTACAAGTTCATCACTTACGCAGTCTGGTGGATCAGACAGAACATCCTCAAAGCCCTCGAAGTCCAAACCCGATCCATTCGAATTCCCGGCAATGTTGTCAACGACCTCAACAAATTGCGCAAAGTCGAAGCTGACCTGACTCAGCACCTCGACCGACAACCCGATGCCGACGAACTCGCCCGAGAAACCGATCTGCCCTTGAAAAAAGTCACGCACACCCTCGAATCGACTTATAACACCGTGTCGCTGGATACTCCAATGTGCGATGAAGCTACAAACTCCGCACCACGCGCTGTCACCCTGCAAGAAACCCTGTCGGACCCCCAAACATTGTCTCCCGAAGAAGCCTATATTCAAGACACAATGCACAATGATATACACAACGCGCTCAGTGCCTTGCCCGACCGCGACCGGCAAATTCTACATCTCTATTACGGTTTCAGCGACCCGGCGGAACGCTCCGAAGTCAGCAATTCAAAACCCGCGACCTATCAACAAATAGGCGACAAACTGGGGGTAAGTAGAGAACGGGTGCGCCAACTCAAAGAGGAGGCACTCAATCGGCTGAGGCATCCTACCCACAGTAAACGACTTGCCACCTATTGTAGTTAA